In a single window of the Branchiostoma floridae strain S238N-H82 chromosome 2, Bfl_VNyyK, whole genome shotgun sequence genome:
- the LOC118410384 gene encoding dorsal-ventral patterning tolloid-like protein 1: protein MSISVGRWHRRGATLLGVCTVVLPLLVLGEPVVFSAYPMEFFEPTKTFKTRSPYADSTTNEWLANCPVRSEKGCSIRIRFKKFDLQDSKGCRADYLEVHRGPNASYPSLGRFCGGCIPNDLYVLGRNVFVRFVSDGAISGLGAEFDMSVLFPVAEVCNTTLRCSNGKCLADSLLCNGRDDCPMSNDEDQNICAPYDELQQSSVRFMNWGQEPSKRHYWAQKFEVGWTKGEITFESRLFPQPYPQNFTSYYDLRCSTEDFPDCRVKVVFDVFNVGSGQPRMCRSSSCCKTNYLEARDGRDEKAPLIGRYCGCNMPRRIAGTGPFLWMKLKSGFGQRSRGIRATLSIMDPEEITTAEPTTPTPTPAETTFTPSPVYYDNCVTELVPYSAAYSPRTSSALLAAAVVGGAVFRHICTCLLLGQ from the exons ATGTCAATAAGTGTAGGCAGGTGGCATCGCAGAGGAGCTACTCTGTTGGGAGTATGTACAG TGGTGCTCCCCCTCCTGGTGCTGGGAGAACCGGTGGTATTCTCAGCGTACCCGATGGAGTTTTTCGAGCCCACCAAAACGTTCAAGACGAGATCTCCATATGCGGACAGCACGACGAATGAATGGCTCGCCAACTGCCCTGTACGGTCCGAGAAAGGTTGCTCCATCAGAATCAGGTTCAAAAAGTTCGATCTACAAG ATAGCAAGGGCTGCCGGGCCGACTACCTGGAGGTTCACCGCGGTCCGAACGCTAGCTACCCTTCCCTGGGCAGGTTCTGTGGAGGGTGCATCCCTAACGACCTGTACGTCCTGGGCCGCAATGTCTTCGTCCGGTTTGTCTCGGACGGAGCGATTTCTGGGCTAGGGGCAGAGTTCGACATGTCCGTCCTCTTCC CCGTTGCAGAGGTTTGTAACACAACGCTCCGTTGTTCCAATGGAAAATGCCTGGCCGACTCCCTGTTGTGCAACGGCCGAGATGACTGCCCAATGAGCAATGACGAAGACCAGAACATTTGTGCTCCCTACGATGAGCTACAACAATCAA GTGTTCGCTTTATGAACTGGGGTCAAGAACCATCCAAGAGGC ATTACTGGGCTCAGAAGTTTGAAGTCGGCTGGACGAAGGGAGAGATCACGTTTGAGTCTCGTCTGTTCCCGCAGCCCTACCCTCAGAACTTCACCTCCTACTACGACTTGAGATGTTCAACAGAGGACTTTCCAGACTGCAG AGTAAAGGTCGTCTTCGACGTCTTCAACGTGGGCAGCGGGCAGCCCCGGATGTGCAGAAGCAGCAGCTGCTGCAAGACGAACTACCTGGAAGCACGTGACGGCAGAGATGAAAaggctcctctgattggtcgcTACTGTGGCTGCAACATGCCGCGGAGGATAGCGGGGACGGGGCCGTTTCTCTGGATGAAGCTCAAGTCTGGATTCGGCCAAAGAAGTAGGGGGATCCGGGCAACGCTGTCCATCATGGATCCTGAAG AGATCACAACAGCCGAGCCCACGACGCCGACACCGACACCTGCAGAGACGACGTTCACACCATCACCGGTCTATTACGACAATTGTGTTACAGAGCTTGTTc CATACAGCGCAGCTTACAGTCCAAGAACGAGTTCAGCTCTACTAGCAGCAGCCGTGGTGGGAGGGGCGGTGTTCCGGCACATCTGTACCTGTCTTCTTCTTGGCCAATAG